In Chitinophaga oryzae, the sequence CCTGGTCGTTGTACTGAAGGATCAGTTTTTTCAGCGTGGCTTTCAGTGCTGCGGTAATTTTTTCTGTGCCTTTACCACCGTAGATGTTATTGATCTGCTGCGGATCCTTTTTCAGGTCATACAGTTCCCAGCTGTCGCCCGCGCCATAGAAGCGTACCAGCGTGTATTGTTCGGTACGTACGCCGAAGTGGGGATATACATGGTGCGGTTCGGGAAACTCATAATAGTGATAATATGCCGCTTTTCTCCAGTTCGATTTGTCTCCGCCGGATTGCAGCAGCGGCAGGAAGGAAGTGCCCTGTATGTCCGACGGTACCGTTACGCCGGCCATCTGCAGGATCGTAGGCGCCCAGTCGATGTTCAGCATCAGCTCATTAACGGTGGTGCCGGGTTTGGTTACGCCGGGGTATTTGATGACAAACGGGGTACGGAGTGATTCTTCGTACATAAAACGTTTATCGAACCAGCCGTGTTCGCCCATATAGAAGCCCTGGTCAGACGCGTAGATAACGACCGTATTGTCTGCCAGCCCGTTTTTATCGAGGTAGTCCAGCAGTTCGCCGATGTTGCGGTCGAGGGAGCGGGCGGTAGCGAGGTAGTCTTTGAGGTAGCGCTGATATTTCCATTCCACGAGCGCGTCGCCGGTCAGTTTTTTCTCATCGAATTCTTTGCTGACTTTCCCTTCGTAATACGCTTTGAAAGCGGCTTTCTGTTCAGGCGTAAACCTACCATAGATGCCTTTTTCGTAGTTGGCGTGCACTTTCAGGTCTTCCTTCAGGCGCATGGTCTTGTCGATCGTCATGTCCTGGTTCTGTGCAGCGATGCGGTTTTTATAGCTGTCGCGGAACGTGGCCGGCAGCGGGAAGGTTTTGTCATCGTAAGCACCGAGGTCCTGGATGT encodes:
- a CDS encoding sulfatase family protein, with translation MKTMKRLSWLLLAFLSHTGFSQQKQPNIIFIFSDDHAYQAISAYGSKLAQTPNIDRIARQGALFRNALVTNSICGPSRATLLTGKYSHINGYTLNEKKFNVGQQLFPKLLQQHGYQTAWIGKWHLGNLPEGFDFWRILNNQGQYYNPDFIGPRDTTRVEGYVTNLITQFSVDWLNRRDTSKPFFLVVGEKATHREWLPDIQDLGAYDDKTFPLPATFRDSYKNRIAAQNQDMTIDKTMRLKEDLKVHANYEKGIYGRFTPEQKAAFKAYYEGKVSKEFDEKKLTGDALVEWKYQRYLKDYLATARSLDRNIGELLDYLDKNGLADNTVVIYASDQGFYMGEHGWFDKRFMYEESLRTPFVIKYPGVTKPGTTVNELMLNIDWAPTILQMAGVTVPSDIQGTSFLPLLQSGGDKSNWRKAAYYHYYEFPEPHHVYPHFGVRTEQYTLVRFYGAGDSWELYDLKKDPQQINNIYGGKGTEKITAALKATLKKLILQYNDQEALKILESH